The following coding sequences lie in one Cryptosporangium phraense genomic window:
- a CDS encoding WXG100 family type VII secretion target produces the protein MAEFNVLYGPAREAYESLKSRFTTLSNALDDLNAVLATVDTEVEGKAKPLWQDQQATWNGNYTEMATDLNVGAATVNQVTDIYDDGDLTAARIFN, from the coding sequence ATGGCAGAGTTCAACGTCCTCTACGGCCCGGCGCGTGAGGCGTACGAGTCGCTCAAGTCGCGCTTCACGACGCTGTCGAACGCGCTCGACGACCTGAACGCGGTTCTCGCCACCGTCGACACCGAGGTCGAAGGTAAGGCCAAGCCGCTCTGGCAGGACCAGCAGGCGACCTGGAACGGCAACTACACCGAGATGGCGACCGACCTGAACGTCGGTGCGGCCACCGTCAACCAGGTCACCGACATCTACGACGACGGCGACCTGACCGCGGCGCGCATCTTCAACTGA
- a CDS encoding WXG100 family type VII secretion target, which translates to MAETSFKLDPAHLAKVIDAQQTAYSKITAASNGVQADADIVRQGLQSTSGQNLQTGFLDWTSNFQNIIRALEELKEKVTGVRSTGESTDADATSTGRVPVSGYSI; encoded by the coding sequence ATGGCGGAAACGAGCTTCAAGCTCGACCCGGCCCACCTGGCCAAGGTCATCGACGCCCAGCAGACGGCGTACAGCAAGATCACCGCGGCCAGCAACGGCGTGCAGGCCGACGCGGACATCGTCCGCCAGGGCCTGCAGTCGACGTCCGGTCAGAACCTGCAGACCGGGTTCCTGGACTGGACGAGCAACTTCCAGAACATCATCCGGGCGCTGGAAGAGCTGAAGGAGAAGGTGACCGGCGTGCGGTCCACCGGTGAGAGCACCGACGCCGACGCCACCAGCACCGGCCGCGTGCCGGTCAGCGGCTACAGCATCTGA
- the eccB gene encoding type VII secretion protein EccB, with amino-acid sequence MHSRSDQVQAHRFLSNRLVSALVLAEPDAAEPPLRRTSVGLLIGIAIAVLVALGFAAFGFVANSGKAQKWRSGGAVVLEKETGTRYVLVDGELRPVLNEASARLLLGADYQVESVKKKTLAGYVHGLPVGIVGAPDALPSPSGLNANVWMVCEAGDVLALRLGAGNDLGSDVRPMPADRGELVRVGNADYLLWRDHRYELGAPWVAGALGFDSASAVDVSSSLLNTLTAGPALITAAMPGRGEPGPDLDGQQTIVGQLFVVHTPGSADRFYQLFRDGLRPLTATEAALVLGDPATRGAYPDEPPTARILTTAALTGAKKVPASAESTVFPPKPPAMVGEMLPCVGIALGSGTTGSAALLVETSQFEARGVPEAPGVTRDGRVADRIGAMPNSGALVRSSPTGASLGAAFFLVTEAGVKYPVADADTVTALGYDPAAATGVPPALLALLPTGPVLRPLADGGD; translated from the coding sequence ATGCACTCCCGCAGCGACCAGGTGCAGGCCCACCGGTTCCTGTCGAACCGGCTGGTGTCGGCCCTCGTGCTGGCCGAGCCCGACGCGGCCGAGCCGCCGCTGCGACGCACGTCGGTGGGGCTGCTGATCGGGATCGCGATCGCGGTCCTGGTCGCGCTGGGGTTCGCGGCGTTCGGGTTCGTGGCCAACTCCGGCAAGGCCCAGAAGTGGCGGTCCGGCGGCGCGGTGGTGCTGGAGAAAGAGACCGGCACCCGGTACGTGCTGGTCGACGGCGAGCTCCGGCCGGTGCTCAACGAGGCCTCGGCGCGCCTGCTGCTCGGCGCCGACTACCAGGTCGAGTCGGTGAAGAAGAAGACGCTGGCCGGCTACGTCCACGGTCTGCCGGTCGGCATCGTCGGCGCGCCGGACGCGCTTCCCTCGCCGTCCGGGCTGAACGCGAACGTGTGGATGGTGTGCGAGGCCGGCGACGTGCTGGCCCTGCGGCTCGGCGCCGGGAACGACCTCGGCTCGGACGTGCGTCCGATGCCGGCCGACCGGGGCGAGCTGGTGCGGGTCGGGAACGCCGACTACCTGCTGTGGCGGGACCACCGGTACGAGCTCGGCGCACCGTGGGTGGCCGGTGCGCTCGGGTTCGACAGCGCCAGCGCGGTGGACGTCAGCTCGTCGCTGCTCAACACGTTGACCGCGGGACCGGCGCTGATCACCGCCGCGATGCCGGGGCGGGGTGAGCCGGGACCGGACCTGGACGGCCAGCAGACGATCGTCGGGCAGCTGTTCGTCGTCCACACCCCGGGCAGCGCCGACCGCTTCTACCAGCTGTTCCGCGACGGGTTGCGTCCGCTGACGGCGACCGAGGCCGCGCTCGTGCTCGGCGACCCGGCGACCAGGGGCGCCTATCCGGACGAGCCGCCGACCGCGCGCATCCTCACGACGGCCGCGCTCACCGGGGCGAAGAAGGTCCCGGCCTCGGCCGAGTCGACGGTGTTCCCGCCCAAGCCGCCGGCGATGGTCGGCGAGATGCTGCCGTGCGTCGGCATCGCGCTGGGCTCGGGGACGACCGGCTCGGCCGCGCTCCTCGTCGAGACCTCGCAGTTCGAGGCCCGCGGTGTCCCGGAGGCGCCCGGCGTCACCCGGGACGGCCGGGTGGCCGACCGGATCGGCGCGATGCCGAACAGCGGCGCGCTGGTGCGGTCGAGCCCCACCGGTGCCTCGCTCGGAGCGGCGTTCTTCCTGGTCACCGAGGCGGGCGTCAAATACCCGGTGGCCGACGCCGACACGGTCACCGCGCTGGGCTACGACCCGGCCGCGGCGACCGGTGTGCCGCCTGCCCTGTTGGCACTGCTGCCGACCGGGCCGGTCCTGCGTCCCCTCGCCGACGGAGGTGACTGA
- the eccD gene encoding type VII secretion integral membrane protein EccD, with product MCRLTIVGPTTQIELAVPVHIALVDLLPTVLGHLDASLAVSGLAHGGWVLQRLGEDPLDEDLGTAALGLRDGDIICLRPRDDALAPVDFDDLVDGVAVGIRDRSEQWRPEHTRRMLLAVVLPALAVGAFALLLPGAELWRTVAAGVTALVLVGGVAAAARAVGDKQAARLLGVAAVTYAALAGLLLPAIADGTLIGAPQTLAAATLAALCALTTAAAGGVSGPELVSTAVAGALIAIGAGVAIGVPSGAAGGATVTLVLALILGSFVPRIAFRSSGMKMPELPRTTEEFQEGLDPEPAREVIEKTARADRIMTALYAGLAVVCAAALGTMLVDGVGWYPWALVAVASLLLLLHARVLRSARQRLSGALAGSFGLLALAVAGAVDGGETGRLIAPGASVVLVALIVTAAITVPGRRFAPQWGRSAEILHTILAVAVVPIAFGLLGVYTYLRGLGG from the coding sequence ATGTGCAGGCTGACGATCGTCGGCCCGACGACCCAGATCGAGCTCGCGGTACCCGTCCACATCGCACTCGTCGACCTGCTGCCGACCGTCCTGGGGCACCTCGACGCGAGCCTGGCCGTCAGCGGCCTGGCCCACGGCGGCTGGGTGCTGCAACGGCTCGGCGAGGACCCGCTCGACGAGGACCTGGGCACGGCCGCGCTCGGGCTGCGCGACGGCGACATCATCTGCCTCCGCCCCCGGGACGACGCGCTCGCGCCCGTCGACTTCGACGACCTGGTGGACGGCGTCGCGGTCGGCATCCGGGACCGCAGCGAGCAGTGGCGGCCGGAGCACACCCGGCGGATGCTGCTCGCGGTCGTCCTGCCCGCGCTGGCCGTCGGGGCGTTCGCGCTGCTGCTGCCGGGCGCCGAGCTCTGGCGCACGGTCGCGGCCGGCGTCACCGCGCTGGTGCTGGTGGGCGGCGTGGCCGCGGCGGCCAGGGCGGTGGGCGACAAGCAGGCCGCCCGCCTGCTCGGCGTCGCCGCGGTGACGTACGCGGCCCTGGCCGGGCTGCTGCTCCCGGCGATCGCCGACGGCACGCTGATCGGCGCACCGCAGACGCTGGCCGCGGCCACGCTGGCGGCGCTCTGCGCGCTGACGACGGCCGCGGCCGGTGGCGTGTCCGGCCCGGAGCTGGTCTCGACCGCGGTCGCCGGGGCCCTGATCGCGATCGGCGCCGGGGTGGCCATCGGGGTGCCGTCGGGCGCCGCCGGCGGCGCCACCGTGACGCTGGTGCTGGCGCTGATCCTGGGGTCGTTCGTGCCACGGATCGCGTTCCGCAGCTCCGGCATGAAGATGCCCGAACTGCCCCGGACCACCGAGGAGTTCCAGGAGGGTCTCGACCCGGAGCCGGCCCGCGAGGTGATCGAGAAGACGGCCAGGGCCGACCGGATCATGACCGCGCTCTACGCCGGGCTGGCCGTGGTCTGCGCGGCCGCGCTCGGGACGATGCTGGTGGACGGCGTCGGCTGGTATCCGTGGGCCCTGGTCGCGGTGGCGTCGCTGCTGTTGCTGCTGCACGCCCGGGTGCTGCGGAGCGCCCGGCAGCGGCTGTCCGGTGCGCTGGCCGGCTCGTTCGGCCTGCTGGCGCTCGCGGTGGCGGGCGCGGTGGACGGCGGCGAGACCGGCCGGCTGATCGCGCCCGGGGCGTCGGTGGTGCTCGTGGCGCTGATCGTCACCGCGGCGATCACGGTGCCCGGACGGCGGTTCGCCCCGCAGTGGGGCCGGTCGGCCGAGATCCTGCACACGATCCTGGCCGTCGCGGTCGTGCCGATCGCGTTCGGCCTGCTCGGCGTCTACACGTACCTCCGCGGGCTCGGTGGCTGA